One segment of Streptomyces sp. YIM 121038 DNA contains the following:
- a CDS encoding pitrilysin family protein, translating to MPMGHTATAAAGSGGLAATEHRLANGLRVVLSEDHLTPVAAVCLWYDVGSRHEVKGRTGLAHLFEHLMFQGSQQVHGNGHFELVQGAGGSLNGTTSFERTNYFETMPAHQLELALWLEADRMGSLLAALDEESMENQRDVVKNERRQRYDNVPYGTAFEKLTALSYPEGHPYHHTPIGSMADLDAATLEDARNFFRTYYAPNNAVLSVVGDIDPEQTLAWVEKYFGSIPGHDGKQPPRDGSLPERIGEELREVVEEDVPARALMAAYRLPQDGTRACDAADLALTVLGSGESSRLYNRLVRRDRTAVTAGFGLLRLAGAPSLGWLDVKTSGDVEVPVIEAAVDEELARFAEEGPTPEEMERAQAQLEREWLDRLGTVAGRADELCRFAVLFGDPQLALTAVQRVLDITAAEVQEVAKARLRPDNRAVLVYEPVAAAEDADGTAAAPQQEAAETQQEEEAAK from the coding sequence ATGCCCATGGGTCACACGGCCACAGCCGCGGCAGGCTCCGGCGGTCTGGCAGCGACCGAGCACCGCCTTGCCAACGGCCTGCGCGTGGTGCTCTCCGAGGACCACCTGACCCCGGTCGCCGCGGTGTGCCTCTGGTACGACGTGGGCTCGCGCCACGAAGTCAAGGGGCGCACCGGTCTGGCTCACCTCTTCGAGCACCTGATGTTCCAGGGCTCGCAGCAGGTGCACGGCAACGGTCACTTCGAACTGGTGCAGGGTGCCGGCGGCTCGCTGAACGGCACCACCAGCTTCGAGCGCACGAACTACTTCGAGACCATGCCCGCGCACCAGCTGGAGCTCGCCCTGTGGCTGGAGGCGGACCGGATGGGCTCCCTCCTGGCGGCACTCGACGAGGAGTCCATGGAGAACCAGCGCGACGTGGTGAAGAACGAACGCCGCCAGCGCTACGACAACGTCCCCTACGGCACGGCCTTCGAGAAGCTCACCGCCCTGTCGTACCCGGAGGGCCACCCCTACCACCACACCCCGATCGGCTCCATGGCCGACCTGGACGCGGCCACCCTGGAGGACGCCCGGAACTTCTTCCGCACGTACTACGCGCCGAACAACGCGGTCCTGTCCGTGGTCGGCGACATCGACCCGGAGCAGACGCTCGCCTGGGTCGAGAAGTACTTCGGCTCCATCCCCGGGCACGACGGCAAGCAGCCGCCGCGCGACGGCTCGCTGCCCGAGCGCATCGGCGAGGAGCTGCGCGAGGTCGTCGAGGAGGACGTCCCGGCCCGCGCCCTGATGGCCGCCTACCGCCTGCCCCAGGACGGCACGCGCGCGTGCGACGCGGCCGACCTGGCCCTGACGGTGCTCGGCAGCGGCGAGTCCTCGCGGCTCTACAACCGCCTGGTGCGCCGCGACCGCACCGCGGTGACCGCCGGGTTCGGCCTGCTGCGGCTCGCCGGAGCGCCCTCCCTCGGCTGGCTCGACGTGAAGACCTCGGGCGACGTCGAGGTCCCCGTCATCGAGGCCGCCGTCGACGAGGAGCTCGCCCGGTTCGCCGAGGAGGGCCCCACTCCGGAGGAAATGGAACGGGCCCAGGCCCAGTTGGAGCGCGAGTGGCTCGACCGCCTCGGCACGGTCGCGGGCCGCGCGGACGAACTGTGCCGGTTCGCCGTCCTCTTCGGTGACCCGCAGCTCGCCCTCACCGCGGTCCAGCGCGTCCTCGACATCACGGCGGCCGAGGTCCAGGAGGTCGCCAAGGCGCGCCTGCGCCCCGACAACCGCGCGGTCCTGGTGTACGAGCCGGTGGCCGCCGCGGAGGACGCCGACGGCACGGCCGCCGCGCCCCAGCAGGAAGCCGCCGAGACCCAGCAGGAAGAGGAGGCGGCGAAGTGA